In the genome of Synechococcus sp. CB0101, the window GCGATTCCCTTCATCCTCAACATCGTGAGCTCCTGGGCGCGCGGGGCCAAAGCACCCCCCAATCCCTGGAATGCCATCGGTCTGGAGTGGCTTCTGCCCTCTCCTCCGCCGGCTGAAAACTTTGAGGATGACGTCCCCACCGTGATCAGCGGCCCCTACGGCTATGGCCTCGGCCAGCCGCTGGTGGAAGACGAAGAGTATTACGTGCGTCGCGCGCTGGAGGCCTGATCGATGACCACCGCTAATCCTGATCTGCCGCTGAATCACCGGCCCGGCCACATCAAGCACGATGGCCACAACCTCACCGGCTTCATCATTTTTCTCTGCTCTGAGAGCATCATCTTTCTGGCCTTCTTCAGCGGCTTTGCACTGTTGAAGATCACGGCGCCGGAATGGCTGCCTGAGGGCGTGGAGGGCCTGGAGACGCGCCTTCCCTTGATTAACACCGTTGTGCTGGTGAGCTCCAGCTTCGTGGCTTATTTCGCGGAGCGCTATCTCCACAAAGAAAATCTCTGGGGCTTCCGCGCCCTATGGCTGCTCACCATGGCCATGGGCACCTACTTCGTTTATGGGCAATACGTGGAATGGTCGCATCTCCCGTTTGCCCTCGATAGTGGTGTGTTCGGTGGCACCTTTTATCTGCTCACCGGCTTCCACGGCTTGCATGTGATCACGGGCATTCTGCTGATGGCCTTAATGCTCTTCCGCTCCTTTCGGCCGAACAATTACGCCAAGGGGGAGATGGGCGTTACGGCGGTGAGTTTGTTCTGGCACTTCGTGGATGTGATCTGGATCATTCTCTACATCCTTATTTACGTCTGGCAACGCACCACCTGAACCATGATCATCGACGACATTCATTACGACGTCATCGTGATCGGCTCCGGGGCCGCCGGTGGCACCCTGGCTGATCGCCTGTCAGCAACAGGGAAGTCTGTGCTGCTGCTGGAGCGTGGCTCGCGGCTGGCGCTGGCTGATCAGAACGTGGCTGATGTGGATCTGTTCCGCAAAGACCGTTACCACCCGGGTGAGCAGTGGTTCGGCCCGGATGGTGATCCGTTCTTCCCGCAGACGGTGTACGCCCTTGGCGGCAACACCAAGATCTGGGGTGGTGTGCTTGAGCGGATGCGCGAGAAGGAGTTCACCGGTCTCGCCTATCAGGAGGCATCCGCTCCAGATTGGGGCCTGCGCTACAGCGATCTCGAGCCGTATTACGACCAGGCCGAGCAGCTTTTCCGCGTGCACGGCCAAGCGGGTGTGGATCCATCTGAGCCGCCTCGGCACCAGGGCTATGCCCACCAGCCCAAGCCCATTGAGCCCTTCATGCAGGAGCTCAAGCTTTCGCTTGAGCGCCAGGGCACCCACCCTTATCACTTGCCGCTCACCTGGTCGGAATCGGCTCAGGATCCCAGTGGCGACAGTGAACTCTTTGGAGTTGACCCTGCTAGTGGTCGCTCAACGGTTCAGATCCGCGATCGCGCCAAGGTGCGCCGCCTGCATGTGAATCCCACCGGCACGGAGGTGCGTGGTGTCGAGGCTGAAATCGAGGGAACCACTTGGTTGTTCCGCTCCCACGTGGTGGTGTTGGCCGCCGGCGCGATCAACAGCGCTGAAATCCTGTTGCGATCAGCCACCGAGCACCACAGCCGTGGTCTCTCCAATGGCTCCGATCAAGTTGGCCGCAACCTGATGAAGCCGCAGCTCACCTCGGTGATTCAGTTGGCGGCTGAGCCCAATTCGGGTCGTTACGGTCGCAGCCTGGGCATCACCGACTACTACTGGGGTGACAAAAACGTGAGCTTCCCGCTCGGCTCGATCGCCAGTGGTGGCGGTGTGTTGCAGGACGCATTGTTTGCCGAATCGCCACCGGTGCTATCGCTGGTGACCAAGTTGTTGCCGAATTTCGGGTTAGAGCAATTGGCTGCTCGTTCCGTGTCGTGGTGGGCGATGAGTGCGGTTTTGCCGGATCCCCACAACCGCATCACCTTGCGAGGCCAGCAGCTGCAGATCAACTATCTCCCGAACAATCGCGAGGCCCATGACCGCTTGGTGTATCGCTGGATCGACACCCTCAAGCAGGTGGAAGCCGACCCCAACTGCCATGTGGTGAAACCGGCCCCAACCCACCCACGCGGGGAAGCCCCGCTCACCGTGCTGGGGAGCGTGTGTGGCACCTGTCGGATGGGATCCAATCCCGCCACCTCCGTGGTGGATTTGCAGGGCCGGAGCCATGAGCTCACCAACCTCTTCATCGCCGATGCCAGCGTCTTCCCCAGCTGTCCTGGGATTGGCATCGGTCTCACCGTGATTGCCAATGCTCTGCGCGTTGGTGATCAAGTGCTGGCCGCTCTATGACCAGTTCCGGCGAGGCTTCAGCGTTAGCGGCAGCTGCTTCAGAGCTTCGCCGTATGGCGGAGCGAGATCGTGAGGGGGTGCCCTGGGATCTCTGGGGCAGCTATCTGCCGGAGCGACAGTGGGGCACGGTTCGTGAGGACTATTCCGCCGACGGCAATGCCTGGGCGTCGTTCCCCCATGACCATGCCCGCTCCCGCGTGTATCGCTGGGGTGAAGACGGTTTGCTGGGCATCTGCGACAAGCAATGCCGGCTGTGTTTTTCGCTGGCGCTCTGGAATGGTGTGGATCCGATCCTGAAGGAGCGTCCGTTTGGGCTGGCGAATGAAGAGGGCAATCATGGCGAGGACATCAAGGACTACTACTTCCATATCGCCAATACGCCCACCCACAGCTTCATGCGTGGGCTCTACAAATATCCGCAGCAGCGTTTTCCCTATGAGCAGCTGCTCGAGGAGAACCGCCGACGCGGGCGCGATCAACCTGAATATGAGCTGGTTGATACGGGGATCTTCGATGAGAGCCGCTACTTTGATGTGTTCATCGAGTACGCCAAGGCAGGCCCCGATGACATCGCGATCCGAATCCGTGCCATCAACCGTGGCCCTGACCCAGCGCCGCTGACGCTGCTGCCCACCCTTTGGTTGCGCAACACCTGGAGCTGGGGCTATCCCGACGAACACGAGCAGCCGATGCGGCTCGAGGATGATGGGGTGATGGCCTCGGTTGGAGGCGGCTTGGGCCGGTATCGGCTGGTCTGCCAGGAGCCGGGTGATTGGTTGTTCACGGACAACGAAACCAACACACAACGGCTCTACCAGCAACCCAACCAGCGCCCCTTCCAGAAAGACGGCTTTCACCGTTATCTGATTGATGCCGAGCAGGGTGCCATCAACCCGAACCAGCAGGGCACCAAGGTTGCGCGCCATCTCCAACGCACGCTGCAACCGGGCGAAGCGTGGCAGGTGGATCTGCGCCTAAGCGGCCCCGCCGCCGCCTCTTCGGCCCAGCTGTTTCCGGATGGTTTCGATGGCCTCTTCCTCGCTCGGGAGCAGGAGTGGCGTGAGTTTTTTGAAAGCCGCGTTCCCCATCTCAGTGAGGAGGATCGGCTCATCCACAGCAGTGCAGCGGCAGGGCTGTTGTGGTGCAAGAAGTATTACGGCTGGAGTGTGCTCCGCTGGCTCGATGGAGACCCCACCGCACCGCCGCCGCCCCATCAGCGCTGGACCACCCAGAACGCCGTGTGGCAGCGCCTGCATGCCCATGATGTGATTTCCATGCCGGATGCATGGGAATACCCCTATTTCTGTCAGTGGGATCTGATGTTCCACGCGGTGGCGTTCGCCGTGTTCGATCCCACGACCGCAAAGCAGCAGTGCATGTTGCTTCGCTCTCCCCATTACACCGCCCCGAATGCACAGACCCCCGCCTATGAGTGGGCGCTATCGGATCCCAATCCGCCGATTGGTGCTTGGGCGGCGATGCGGATTTTTCAGATTGACCGCAAAACATCTGAGGAGGCCGACCTCGGTTTTCTGCGTGCTGCTCTTCGCAAGCTGATTCTGGAATATGGATGGTGGGCGAATCGTAATGATCGCTCCGGCGACAATGTGTTTGAGGGTGGTTTCCTTGGGCTGGATAATATTGCCGTCTTTGACCGTCGCTATCCTCTGTCGGATGGCAGCCGTATTGAGCAGTGTGATGGCACGGCCTGGATGGCCTCGTTGAGCCTCAACTTGTTGAACATCAGTGTTGAGCTCAGCCGCGAAGAGCCGGAGTACGCCGATATCTGTGAACGGTTTGTTTACGACTATGTGCAGCTGGCGCTCACCCTCAACACGGTTGGTAGCAATGGATTTTCCAGCTGGGATGAGGAGGATGGCTTCTACTACGACGTGGTCAAGCGCCCTGATGGCAGCACCAGTTTCCTGCGTACCCGTTCATTGTCTGGTTTGGTGCCACTCCTGGCGGTGTCGAGCTTTGATGTGGATACGGTGAAGCGTCTGCCGGTGCTGAATGTGGCG includes:
- a CDS encoding glucosidase; the encoded protein is MAERDREGVPWDLWGSYLPERQWGTVREDYSADGNAWASFPHDHARSRVYRWGEDGLLGICDKQCRLCFSLALWNGVDPILKERPFGLANEEGNHGEDIKDYYFHIANTPTHSFMRGLYKYPQQRFPYEQLLEENRRRGRDQPEYELVDTGIFDESRYFDVFIEYAKAGPDDIAIRIRAINRGPDPAPLTLLPTLWLRNTWSWGYPDEHEQPMRLEDDGVMASVGGGLGRYRLVCQEPGDWLFTDNETNTQRLYQQPNQRPFQKDGFHRYLIDAEQGAINPNQQGTKVARHLQRTLQPGEAWQVDLRLSGPAAASSAQLFPDGFDGLFLAREQEWREFFESRVPHLSEEDRLIHSSAAAGLLWCKKYYGWSVLRWLDGDPTAPPPPHQRWTTQNAVWQRLHAHDVISMPDAWEYPYFCQWDLMFHAVAFAVFDPTTAKQQCMLLRSPHYTAPNAQTPAYEWALSDPNPPIGAWAAMRIFQIDRKTSEEADLGFLRAALRKLILEYGWWANRNDRSGDNVFEGGFLGLDNIAVFDRRYPLSDGSRIEQCDGTAWMASLSLNLLNISVELSREEPEYADICERFVYDYVQLALTLNTVGSNGFSSWDEEDGFYYDVVKRPDGSTSFLRTRSLSGLVPLLAVSSFDVDTVKRLPVLNVAESLKWFLHERTKPQWLIDNFSQWRNDRLLFALVPEERLRRICERLFDEEEFLSPYGIRALSKVYGEHPYTFTEGSDSQTLAYSPADSPVAMFGGNSNWRGPVWMPINFLLIEALQKFGHYYGDSFQVEFPTRSGNWMNLWDASLQLEHRLVNVFRRDGDGRRPFNGAVDLFQSDPHWRDLILFNEYFHGDNGSGVGASHQTGWTAMVCKMINQLSRYPASPMGS
- a CDS encoding GMC oxidoreductase, producing the protein MIIDDIHYDVIVIGSGAAGGTLADRLSATGKSVLLLERGSRLALADQNVADVDLFRKDRYHPGEQWFGPDGDPFFPQTVYALGGNTKIWGGVLERMREKEFTGLAYQEASAPDWGLRYSDLEPYYDQAEQLFRVHGQAGVDPSEPPRHQGYAHQPKPIEPFMQELKLSLERQGTHPYHLPLTWSESAQDPSGDSELFGVDPASGRSTVQIRDRAKVRRLHVNPTGTEVRGVEAEIEGTTWLFRSHVVVLAAGAINSAEILLRSATEHHSRGLSNGSDQVGRNLMKPQLTSVIQLAAEPNSGRYGRSLGITDYYWGDKNVSFPLGSIASGGGVLQDALFAESPPVLSLVTKLLPNFGLEQLAARSVSWWAMSAVLPDPHNRITLRGQQLQINYLPNNREAHDRLVYRWIDTLKQVEADPNCHVVKPAPTHPRGEAPLTVLGSVCGTCRMGSNPATSVVDLQGRSHELTNLFIADASVFPSCPGIGIGLTVIANALRVGDQVLAAL
- a CDS encoding heme-copper oxidase subunit III, whose amino-acid sequence is MTTANPDLPLNHRPGHIKHDGHNLTGFIIFLCSESIIFLAFFSGFALLKITAPEWLPEGVEGLETRLPLINTVVLVSSSFVAYFAERYLHKENLWGFRALWLLTMAMGTYFVYGQYVEWSHLPFALDSGVFGGTFYLLTGFHGLHVITGILLMALMLFRSFRPNNYAKGEMGVTAVSLFWHFVDVIWIILYILIYVWQRTT